The following proteins come from a genomic window of Coffea arabica cultivar ET-39 chromosome 11c, Coffea Arabica ET-39 HiFi, whole genome shotgun sequence:
- the LOC113717346 gene encoding F-box/FBD/LRR-repeat protein At3g14710-like isoform X2, protein MQFVPVSYPENGKNSGRMFTISGSVIIKLISPKRRTSPSLCRRCFILNFPVLEVFKSYQCRWLNVKMLKILAPLLASFQMVRSFLRCTPGQSEDCEIEICGDNLSYFNFDGFSLENIVLSHPSKVANVCLNVNSMERFIQRGKIGSRALLLLGGLSSVVRCLELSEYVIEALAHAEPPCSLPIFDGLTSLKVSSTWSNTLCTGPLMELVNSAPALEKLIFTTLIDDVNYEESNSLPTNFSSNLKVVEFRLFKGRASEIQLVKFLLQNLLILEQLVITKFLGDTKVEVENQLLMLPRSLSRVSIVFL, encoded by the exons ATGCAGTTCGTACCTGTGTCCTATCcagaaaatgggaaaaacagTGGAAGAATGTTTACAATCTCAGGTTCAGTGATTATAAAGTTGATAAGTCCAAAAAGAAGGACTTCGCCATCTCTGTGCAGAAG GTGCTTCATCTTGAATTTTCCAGTTCTTGAAGTGTTTAAGTCGTATCAATGCCGCTGGTTGAATGTGAAAATGCTTAAAATACTTGCTCCTCTGCTTGCAAGTTTCCAGATGGTTAGATCTTTCCTTAGATGCACACCTGGTCAATCAGAGGATTGTGAAATAGAGATTTGTGGAGACAAcctttcatattttaattttgatgGTTTTTCACTAGAAAATATTGTCCTATCTCACCCTTCAAAAGTTGCTAATGTGTGTCTTAATGTAAATTCCATGGAGCGTTTTATTCAGAGGGGAAAAATTGGTTCTCGAGCTCTTTTGCTTTTGGGAGGACTTTCTTCTGTTGTCAGATGCCTGGAACTCTCTGAATATGTAATTGAG GCACTTGCGCATGCAGAACCTCCATGTTCACTTCCAATCTTTGATGGGCTGACCAGCCTTAAAGTGTCTTCCACTTGGAGTAATACCCTCTGCACTGGACCACTGATGGAGCTTGTAAACAGCGCACCGGCTCTTGAAAAGCTCATATTTACCACG TTGATTGATGATGTCAATTATGAGGAAAGTAATTCATTGCCTACCAACTTTTCATCCAACCTCAAGGTGGTTGAATTCAGATTGTTCAAAGGAAGGGCATCTGAGATTCAACTGGTTAAGTTTTTGCTGCAAAATTTGTTGATACTTGAGCAGTTGGTAATTACAAAGTTTTTGGGAGATACAAAGGTTGAAGTTGAAAATCAGCTATTAATGTTACCTAGAAGCTTGAGTCGTGTGTCGATAGTGTTCTTGTGA
- the LOC113717346 gene encoding F-box/FBD/LRR-repeat protein At3g52680-like isoform X3: MDKELTNLSSNKKLRRPNDSLEDDDDVDRISDLPESVLSHILSRLPTTLDAVRTCVLSRKWEKQWKNVYNLRFSDYKVDKSKKKDFAISVQKRGKIGSRALLLLGGLSSVVRCLELSEYVIEALAHAEPPCSLPIFDGLTSLKVSSTWSNTLCTGPLMELVNSAPALEKLIFTTLIDDVNYEESNSLPTNFSSNLKVVEFRLFKGRASEIQLVKFLLQNLLILEQLVITKFLGDTKVEVENQLLMLPRSLSRVSIVFL; this comes from the exons ATGGATAAAGAACTAACCAATTTGAGTAGTAATAAGAAATTACGTAGACCTAATGATTCTTtggaggatgatgatgatgtggACAGAATCAGTGATTTACCAGAAAGTGTTTTGAGTCACATACTATCTCGACTACCAACGACATTGGATGCAGTTCGTACCTGTGTCCTATCcagaaaatgggaaaaacagTGGAAGAATGTTTACAATCTCAGGTTCAGTGATTATAAAGTTGATAAGTCCAAAAAGAAGGACTTCGCCATCTCTGTGCAGAAG AGGGGAAAAATTGGTTCTCGAGCTCTTTTGCTTTTGGGAGGACTTTCTTCTGTTGTCAGATGCCTGGAACTCTCTGAATATGTAATTGAG GCACTTGCGCATGCAGAACCTCCATGTTCACTTCCAATCTTTGATGGGCTGACCAGCCTTAAAGTGTCTTCCACTTGGAGTAATACCCTCTGCACTGGACCACTGATGGAGCTTGTAAACAGCGCACCGGCTCTTGAAAAGCTCATATTTACCACG TTGATTGATGATGTCAATTATGAGGAAAGTAATTCATTGCCTACCAACTTTTCATCCAACCTCAAGGTGGTTGAATTCAGATTGTTCAAAGGAAGGGCATCTGAGATTCAACTGGTTAAGTTTTTGCTGCAAAATTTGTTGATACTTGAGCAGTTGGTAATTACAAAGTTTTTGGGAGATACAAAGGTTGAAGTTGAAAATCAGCTATTAATGTTACCTAGAAGCTTGAGTCGTGTGTCGATAGTGTTCTTGTGA
- the LOC113717346 gene encoding F-box/FBD/LRR-repeat protein At3g14710-like isoform X1, whose protein sequence is MDKELTNLSSNKKLRRPNDSLEDDDDVDRISDLPESVLSHILSRLPTTLDAVRTCVLSRKWEKQWKNVYNLRFSDYKVDKSKKKDFAISVQKVLYHFRNSRIQGFMLSINCNQYNPTLVKTWLSAALRSNVQRLCFSHVDDLEFPHYFFECDSLVHLVLELCTFRVPGYFCLANLRVLNFYNVTWQNDDCSASRCFILNFPVLEVFKSYQCRWLNVKMLKILAPLLASFQMVRSFLRCTPGQSEDCEIEICGDNLSYFNFDGFSLENIVLSHPSKVANVCLNVNSMERFIQRGKIGSRALLLLGGLSSVVRCLELSEYVIEALAHAEPPCSLPIFDGLTSLKVSSTWSNTLCTGPLMELVNSAPALEKLIFTTLIDDVNYEESNSLPTNFSSNLKVVEFRLFKGRASEIQLVKFLLQNLLILEQLVITKFLGDTKVEVENQLLMLPRSLSRVSIVFL, encoded by the exons ATGGATAAAGAACTAACCAATTTGAGTAGTAATAAGAAATTACGTAGACCTAATGATTCTTtggaggatgatgatgatgtggACAGAATCAGTGATTTACCAGAAAGTGTTTTGAGTCACATACTATCTCGACTACCAACGACATTGGATGCAGTTCGTACCTGTGTCCTATCcagaaaatgggaaaaacagTGGAAGAATGTTTACAATCTCAGGTTCAGTGATTATAAAGTTGATAAGTCCAAAAAGAAGGACTTCGCCATCTCTGTGCAGAAGGTGCTTTACCATTTCAGGAACTCAAGGATTCAGGGGTTTATGCTTTCTATTAATTGCAATCAGTATAATCCCACTCTTGTCAAAACTTGGCTATCAGCTGCTTTAAGGTCTAATGTTCAGAGGCTTTGTTTTTCCCATGTAGATGACTTGGAGTTTCCTCATTACTTCTTCGAATGTGATTCTTTAGTGCATTTGGTTCTCGAACTCTGCACTTTCAGAGTTCCTGGTTATTTTTGTCTTGCAAACCTTCGAgtgttaaatttttataatgttACTTGGCAAAATGATGATTGTTCTGCTTCCAGGTGCTTCATCTTGAATTTTCCAGTTCTTGAAGTGTTTAAGTCGTATCAATGCCGCTGGTTGAATGTGAAAATGCTTAAAATACTTGCTCCTCTGCTTGCAAGTTTCCAGATGGTTAGATCTTTCCTTAGATGCACACCTGGTCAATCAGAGGATTGTGAAATAGAGATTTGTGGAGACAAcctttcatattttaattttgatgGTTTTTCACTAGAAAATATTGTCCTATCTCACCCTTCAAAAGTTGCTAATGTGTGTCTTAATGTAAATTCCATGGAGCGTTTTATTCAGAGGGGAAAAATTGGTTCTCGAGCTCTTTTGCTTTTGGGAGGACTTTCTTCTGTTGTCAGATGCCTGGAACTCTCTGAATATGTAATTGAG GCACTTGCGCATGCAGAACCTCCATGTTCACTTCCAATCTTTGATGGGCTGACCAGCCTTAAAGTGTCTTCCACTTGGAGTAATACCCTCTGCACTGGACCACTGATGGAGCTTGTAAACAGCGCACCGGCTCTTGAAAAGCTCATATTTACCACG TTGATTGATGATGTCAATTATGAGGAAAGTAATTCATTGCCTACCAACTTTTCATCCAACCTCAAGGTGGTTGAATTCAGATTGTTCAAAGGAAGGGCATCTGAGATTCAACTGGTTAAGTTTTTGCTGCAAAATTTGTTGATACTTGAGCAGTTGGTAATTACAAAGTTTTTGGGAGATACAAAGGTTGAAGTTGAAAATCAGCTATTAATGTTACCTAGAAGCTTGAGTCGTGTGTCGATAGTGTTCTTGTGA